Below is a genomic region from Miscanthus floridulus cultivar M001 chromosome 1, ASM1932011v1, whole genome shotgun sequence.
AAACAGCACATCTGATGCCAACATGGATGATCCAAACCTGTTGCTGACAATATCACTCCAAAGCTCAACCATTGGATGAATCTTGAAACTTGAAAACTTTCAGGGAAGGCATCGGAGTACAGAACTCAGAAAAAATCATAAGTGTTGATCTAGTCAACAAAAAAAATTATTGCCATTAattcatgatcatcatcatccaaaTGTATGCACTAAGCTGCTCTCAATATATCAGCACCAGCTGCATCACCATTACTAGGCCTGCTTTCAACAGGGTGTTGGACTCTTTGACAATCTCCAGGTGCCAGTCGACCAAATTGTGCCATCTTTTCAGTTAACCTGGCAATTGATTCTTCCTGCTTGGCAAGCTGCATAAGTATCTTTATCCTTCTAACCGCAACATTGCTGGGCTTTTGCCCTAACTCAACCatttgacagaagcacctctcaGCGTCCTCCAACTTCCCCTCGTCACACAGCAGGTCAAACAGCACATCTGATACCAGCGTGAATGATCCAAACCTGTTTCTGACCATATCACTCCATAGCTCAAGTGCCTGTACCACCTTCCCGTATCGGTGGCACAACCTGATGATGAACATGCAAGACTGCGTGTTTGGGAAACATCCTTCAGACCGCATACGCTCATATAACCGCCATGTGCTGCCAACGTCAAAAGCCCAGTAATAGCACCTGAAGAAAAGGTTATAAGTTGTGGGATTCGGCATCAGTCCCTTTGAGGCCATTTGATCCATCAGTGCAAATGCATCTCCAATCCTCTTCGCTATAACAAAGTTCCTTATTGCTGCGTTGTATGCTGGGACATCTGGGTAGCACCCTAGCTCATGCATCTCCTTGAGCAAATCTTTTGCCTTGTCAGGTTGGCCAATCAACCCCAGGCCACCAATCAAGCTTGTGTAAGTGATAATATCAGGGGAAATGTCTTTCTCCCGCATTTCGTCGAGCAGCTTGTAGGCCTTCTCCACGTCCCGGTTCTTGCAGTGGCAATCGATCAAGCTATTGTAGGTCACCAGGTCGGGCTCCACCCCAAGCTCCCGCATCTCGGCGACGAACGCCTCGGCGTCCTCGGCCGACTTCCAGCCAGAGAGGAGGATGTTGAAGGTGTGGTGGTTCACCCGGAACTCGTACTTGAGCGCGTGGAAGACGTTGCGCGCGTCGGACATGCTCTTCTCCTGGCAGAGCGTGCGGAGCAGCGCGTTGAAGAGGCCGGCCGTGTCGACGGCGCGGAACATCCGCGCGAGGCGGCGGAAGGAGGCGACGGTCTCGTGGACGGAGCAGACCTTGGCGACGCGGCCGAGGACGATCATGGCGGTGCGCGGGGTGACGGCGTCCGGGCAGATGCGGCGGGTGGTCGCGAGGAGGTCCCACATGTGCGGGAACCGGCGGGCCCGGCCGAGCACGTAGAGCGCGGTGTCGATGGTGTAGGGCGACGGCGCGACGCCGCCGCGGTCGGCGGCGAGGGAGAGGAGCGAAAGCGCGCGGAGCGGGTCCCCGTGCGCGAAGCGGAAGCGGCGCATGACGGCGTCGAGGAGCGGGGACGAGAGCGGGACGGCGGACGCCGCGAGCGCGGACTCCATCGCGGACGGCGTGGCCGCGGACGTGACGATGCGGTACACCTCGCCGGCGTCGGCATCGGACGCGGGGCCATCGTGGCTGGCGGGGGCAGCGGATGTGGCGgcgggcggcggaggcggtggcttgCGCGACTTGTTGGAGATGTACTGGAAGAGCCGGGGAGCGAGGTTTGGGCGGCATTTTGCGCGATCGCGAAGCGGACGGTCGTTCGCGGGTATTTGGCGTCAATGAGTCGGCGGCGTAGAGGCGGGGGGAGCGGCTTCAACTGCAGCCGGCGCCCGGCAGCTGCAGGGGAACTGAGGA
It encodes:
- the LOC136467922 gene encoding putative pentatricopeptide repeat-containing protein At1g02420; this encodes KCRPNLAPRLFQYISNKSRKPPPPPPAATSAAPASHDGPASDADAGEVYRIVTSAATPSAMESALAASAVPLSSPLLDAVMRRFRFAHGDPLRALSLLSLAADRGGVAPSPYTIDTALYVLGRARRFPHMWDLLATTRRICPDAVTPRTAMIVLGRVAKVCSVHETVASFRRLARMFRAVDTAGLFNALLRTLCQEKSMSDARNVFHALKYEFRVNHHTFNILLSGWKSAEDAEAFVAEMRELGVEPDLVTYNSLIDCHCKNRDVEKAYKLLDEMREKDISPDIITYTSLIGGLGLIGQPDKAKDLLKEMHELGCYPDVPAYNAAIRNFVIAKRIGDAFALMDQMASKGLMPNPTTYNLFFRCYYWAFDVGSTWRLYERMRSEGCFPNTQSCMFIIRLCHRYGKVVQALELWSDMVRNRFGSFTLVSDVLFDLLCDEGKLEDAERCFCQMVELGQKPSNVAVRRIKILMQLAKQEESIARLTEKMAQFGRLAPGDCQRVQHPVESRPSNGDAAGADILRAA